One window of Papaver somniferum cultivar HN1 chromosome 9, ASM357369v1, whole genome shotgun sequence genomic DNA carries:
- the LOC113310441 gene encoding arabinogalactan protein 14-like: MESLKMRALVAITVMVMAASSIQNNVAAADAPAPSPTSDATSFVPAVFASLTALVFGLLF; the protein is encoded by the exons ATGGAGTCATTGAAGATGAGAGCTTTGGTTGCAATCACTGTCATGGTCATGGCTGCCTCATCCATTCAGAAT AACGTTGCAGCTGCTGATGCACCTGCACCAAGTCCTACTTCTGATGCTACTTCTTTTGTTCCTGCTGTTTTCGCTTCGTTAACAGCTCTTGTTTTTGGATTACTTTTCTAG